One genomic segment of Streptomyces sp. RerS4 includes these proteins:
- a CDS encoding 2,4-dienoyl-CoA reductase has product MDLFAPLDLPGGTTLPNRLAKAAMEESLAAQPGQLPDERVERLYARWARGGAGLIVTGNVMVDRRALTAPGTIVLDADSPLEPFRRWARAAAAGGGQVWMQINHPGRQVGSDMPGTAWAPSDVAISLGRHTKRFARPTAMTEADIGETVARFGVTARRAEEAGFHGVQIHAAHGYLLSQFLSPLVNRRTDRWGGSLENRVRLLTEVVAAVRAAVSPGFAIGIKLNAADFQRGGFDTEEAGQVLAVLGGLGVDLVELSGGNVESPATLGRTADRRTLEREAYFLSLAENLLESATVPLMLTGGIARRATAERVLDRGVAVVGMASALALHPDLPARWRAGEDVGVTVPRLAWKDRDLAGAGVLALMRFQLARLSQGREPRPRASPRWVLTTDNLRHRRRLRAYGAWLAREPAPHPATR; this is encoded by the coding sequence ATGGACCTGTTCGCGCCACTCGACCTACCCGGTGGCACCACCCTCCCCAACCGCCTCGCCAAGGCGGCCATGGAGGAAAGCCTCGCCGCCCAGCCCGGCCAGCTGCCCGACGAGCGCGTCGAGCGTCTCTACGCACGCTGGGCGCGCGGCGGCGCCGGACTCATCGTCACCGGGAACGTGATGGTCGACCGGCGGGCCCTCACCGCACCGGGCACCATCGTCCTGGACGCCGACTCCCCGCTGGAGCCCTTCCGCCGCTGGGCGCGGGCGGCGGCGGCCGGCGGCGGCCAGGTCTGGATGCAGATCAACCACCCGGGCCGCCAGGTCGGCTCCGACATGCCCGGCACCGCATGGGCCCCCTCCGACGTCGCCATCAGCCTCGGCCGCCACACCAAGCGCTTCGCCCGCCCCACCGCCATGACCGAGGCCGACATAGGGGAGACCGTCGCCCGCTTCGGCGTCACCGCCCGCCGCGCCGAGGAGGCCGGATTCCACGGAGTACAGATCCACGCCGCGCACGGCTACCTCCTGAGCCAGTTCCTCTCCCCGCTCGTCAACCGGCGCACCGACCGCTGGGGCGGCAGCCTGGAGAACCGCGTCCGACTCCTCACCGAGGTCGTCGCGGCCGTCCGCGCCGCGGTCTCGCCCGGCTTCGCGATCGGCATCAAGCTGAACGCCGCCGACTTCCAGCGCGGCGGCTTCGACACAGAGGAGGCCGGCCAGGTCCTCGCGGTCCTCGGCGGCCTCGGCGTGGACCTCGTGGAACTCTCCGGCGGCAACGTCGAGAGCCCCGCCACCCTCGGCCGCACCGCCGACCGGCGGACCCTGGAACGGGAGGCGTACTTCCTCTCCCTGGCCGAGAACCTGCTGGAATCCGCCACCGTCCCGCTCATGCTGACCGGCGGCATAGCCCGCCGGGCCACCGCCGAACGGGTCCTCGACCGCGGCGTCGCCGTCGTCGGCATGGCCTCCGCCCTGGCCCTGCACCCCGACCTGCCCGCGCGCTGGCGGGCGGGCGAGGACGTGGGGGTCACCGTGCCCCGGCTGGCGTGGAAGGACCGGGACCTGGCCGGCGCCGGCGTACTGGCCCTGATGCGCTTCCAGCTGGCCCGCCTGTCCCAAGGCCGCGAACCCCGCCCCCGGGCCTCCCCCCGCTGGGTCCTCACCACCGACAACCTCCGCCACCGCCGCAGACTCCGTGCCTACGGCGCCTGGCTCGCCCGCGAACCGGCCCCCCACCCGGCCACCCGCTGA
- a CDS encoding MAB_1171c family putative transporter: MKQGLPLYLAGSVMVLALLVKAPALRRGWDQPMMRAVCALLGVGCVLTFLAAPPTLAAVNRGTGIVNCAAPLVYSVLTAFSGASVVLMLHWSGGPPAALRRATWVTVGVFGAVSVAIVVLFAVGDAPVERLRDLDTYYANTPWLREMIVCYLVAHMAGSTALTLLSLKWLLRLDHGMRPLRSGLALLMLGGVLDLGYVVAKWAAIGARWAGHDWDDLSTYVAPPLASAAALLMGAGFVVPMAGGSATWRDFAQYRRLRPLWKALRAFASLSVTTVPLTWWSPIGIRLIHRESVIDDGLLALAGWFDPEVRSAAYAAARRQGLAEAAASVVADAAMLAAACRLRAAGHGPPTPPVTGDGSPYGLAGHPLTALARAFHRSPVVAAALRGEPAGR; the protein is encoded by the coding sequence GTGAAGCAGGGGCTGCCGCTCTACCTGGCGGGGTCGGTGATGGTGCTGGCCCTGCTGGTCAAGGCCCCGGCCCTGCGCCGGGGCTGGGACCAGCCGATGATGCGGGCGGTCTGCGCGCTGCTGGGCGTCGGCTGCGTGCTGACCTTCCTGGCGGCGCCGCCCACGCTGGCCGCCGTCAACCGCGGCACCGGGATCGTCAACTGCGCGGCCCCGCTGGTGTACAGCGTCCTGACGGCCTTCTCGGGGGCCTCCGTCGTCCTGATGCTGCACTGGTCGGGGGGTCCGCCGGCGGCCCTGCGGCGGGCGACGTGGGTGACGGTGGGCGTGTTCGGCGCGGTGAGCGTGGCGATCGTCGTGCTGTTCGCGGTCGGGGACGCGCCGGTGGAGCGGTTGCGGGACCTGGACACGTACTACGCGAACACGCCCTGGTTGCGCGAGATGATCGTCTGCTATCTGGTCGCGCACATGGCGGGCAGCACGGCGCTGACCCTGCTGTCCCTGAAGTGGCTGCTGCGCCTGGACCACGGGATGCGGCCGCTGCGGTCGGGGCTCGCGCTGCTGATGCTCGGCGGGGTGCTGGACCTCGGCTACGTCGTGGCGAAGTGGGCGGCGATCGGGGCCCGTTGGGCCGGTCACGACTGGGACGACCTGTCCACGTACGTGGCTCCGCCGCTGGCCTCGGCGGCGGCCCTGCTGATGGGCGCCGGGTTCGTCGTGCCGATGGCCGGCGGATCGGCGACCTGGCGGGACTTCGCGCAGTACCGGCGGCTGCGCCCGCTGTGGAAGGCGCTGCGCGCCTTCGCGTCCCTCAGCGTGACGACGGTGCCGCTGACCTGGTGGTCGCCGATCGGGATCCGGCTGATCCACCGCGAGTCGGTGATCGACGACGGGTTGTTGGCCCTGGCGGGCTGGTTCGACCCCGAGGTGCGGTCGGCGGCCTACGCGGCCGCGCGCCGCCAGGGTCTGGCCGAGGCGGCCGCCTCCGTGGTGGCGGACGCCGCCATGCTGGCCGCCGCCTGCCGGCTGCGCGCGGCCGGCCACGGGCCGCCGACGCCTCCCGTGACCGGGGACGGTTCCCCGTACGGCCTCGCCGGCCACCCCCTGACGGCCCTCGCCCGCGCCTTTCACCGCTCCCCCGTCGTGGCGGCGGCCCTGCGGGGGGAGCCGGCCGGGCGGTAG
- a CDS encoding FAD-dependent monooxygenase: MTQSTPLRHAVIIGGSMAGLLAAGVLAEHATVTIIDADTLPDSPAPRRGLPQARHVHVMWSGGARAIEEILPGITEEWTAAGAIRRSLPTDLVTMTAQGWIPRCGEKQFNISCSRDLLDSVVRRRVIALPGVTTLQRSRVRALEGTAARITGVRVDTPEEEGRLIAADVVVDASGRGSRARAWLEKLGVSGVRAAGVDSGLVYATRIFEAPAGAHELGFPIVNVQSDPRVPVPGRTATIVPIENGQWQATLSGTRGGQPTNDPEEFIPFAKSIRHPIVGELLEGRKPLTDVAVTQGTANRRIFFEKTDLPDGFFAVGDSVATFNPLYGQGMTVAARGLLAVRSLLRDGGLSRPGFGNAAQRALAPQVATAWELATSQDIQYPGATGMRPKPGAGLLDAYVGRLMTGATTQEPLTAAFLEVITMTSPPTHWFRPEVMWRVLRASARGALKAPPLTAAERTVAGLDGAARGTTTPAATPDTVDPAGRADHAL, translated from the coding sequence ATGACCCAGTCCACCCCGCTCCGCCACGCCGTGATCATCGGCGGCAGCATGGCCGGCCTGCTCGCGGCCGGCGTCCTCGCCGAACACGCGACGGTCACGATCATCGACGCCGACACGCTGCCCGACAGCCCGGCGCCCCGGCGGGGGCTGCCGCAGGCCCGTCACGTCCACGTCATGTGGTCGGGCGGCGCGCGGGCCATAGAGGAGATCCTGCCGGGCATCACCGAGGAGTGGACCGCCGCCGGCGCGATCCGCCGCAGCCTGCCGACCGACCTGGTGACGATGACGGCGCAGGGCTGGATCCCGCGCTGCGGGGAGAAGCAGTTCAACATCTCGTGCAGCCGTGACCTCCTCGACTCGGTGGTCCGCCGACGCGTCATCGCCCTGCCCGGGGTCACCACGCTCCAGCGCAGTCGGGTGCGCGCCCTGGAGGGCACGGCCGCGCGGATCACCGGTGTCCGCGTCGACACCCCGGAGGAGGAGGGCCGGCTGATCGCGGCCGACGTCGTGGTGGACGCCAGCGGGCGCGGCTCGCGGGCCCGCGCCTGGCTGGAGAAGCTCGGCGTGAGCGGCGTACGGGCGGCGGGGGTGGACTCCGGTCTGGTGTACGCGACCCGGATATTCGAGGCGCCGGCGGGAGCGCACGAGCTGGGCTTTCCCATCGTCAACGTCCAGTCCGACCCGCGGGTGCCCGTACCCGGCCGGACCGCGACGATCGTGCCGATCGAGAACGGCCAGTGGCAGGCCACCCTGTCCGGCACCCGGGGCGGCCAGCCCACCAACGACCCCGAGGAATTCATCCCGTTCGCCAAGAGCATCCGCCACCCCATCGTCGGCGAACTCCTCGAAGGGCGAAAGCCGCTCACGGACGTCGCCGTCACGCAGGGCACCGCGAACCGGCGGATCTTCTTCGAGAAGACCGACCTGCCGGACGGGTTCTTCGCCGTCGGCGACTCCGTCGCCACCTTCAACCCGCTCTACGGGCAGGGCATGACGGTCGCCGCCCGCGGCCTGTTGGCCGTCCGCTCCCTGCTGCGCGACGGGGGCCTGTCGCGGCCCGGCTTCGGCAACGCGGCGCAGCGCGCGCTCGCCCCGCAGGTGGCCACCGCCTGGGAGCTGGCCACGTCGCAGGACATCCAGTACCCGGGCGCCACCGGCATGAGGCCGAAGCCGGGCGCGGGGCTCCTGGACGCCTACGTGGGCCGGCTGATGACCGGGGCCACGACCCAGGAGCCGCTGACAGCGGCCTTCCTGGAGGTCATCACCATGACCAGCCCGCCCACCCACTGGTTCCGGCCCGAGGTGATGTGGCGGGTGCTGCGGGCCTCCGCGCGGGGCGCCCTCAAGGCGCCGCCGCTGACGGCGGCCGAGCGGACGGTGGCCGGGCTCGACGGCGCCGCCCGGGGAACGACGACGCCCGCGGCCACCCCGGACACCGTGGACCCGGCCGGTCGCGCCGACCACGCCCTGTGA
- a CDS encoding toxin-antitoxin system, toxin component, with protein sequence MRTTRAMRGLGADLLAHTRVEPPGGAPEIIGGLCAAFARRHRDGRPLDFHFTAFPPGTASGLWLQLDDRDLIVIEARTRPEHQLVIACHELWHIAEGTCYSLGPAMTAAARLAGPHGNLTELLRSDHGLDSVVRQAAARADLGDPAEIRAETFGLHLGKILKSLLPPPRQERLPEEIERIKSTLGWSR encoded by the coding sequence ATGAGGACCACCCGGGCCATGCGCGGGCTCGGCGCCGACCTGCTGGCGCACACCCGCGTCGAGCCGCCGGGCGGCGCCCCCGAGATCATCGGCGGCCTCTGCGCGGCCTTCGCGCGCCGTCACCGGGACGGACGGCCGCTGGACTTCCACTTCACGGCCTTCCCGCCGGGCACCGCCAGCGGACTCTGGCTCCAACTCGACGACCGCGACCTGATCGTCATCGAGGCGCGCACCCGTCCCGAGCACCAACTCGTCATCGCCTGCCACGAGCTGTGGCACATCGCCGAGGGCACCTGCTACAGCCTCGGCCCCGCGATGACGGCGGCCGCCCGGCTGGCGGGACCCCACGGGAACCTCACCGAACTGCTGCGGTCGGACCACGGGCTGGACAGCGTCGTCCGACAGGCCGCCGCCCGCGCCGACCTGGGGGATCCCGCGGAGATCCGGGCCGAGACCTTCGGCCTGCACCTCGGCAAGATCCTCAAGTCGTTGCTTCCACCACCCCGGCAGGAGAGGCTCCCCGAGGAGATCGAGCGGATCAAGAGCACGCTCGGCTGGAGCCGTTAG